The DNA segment GTtgattaagaaagaaaaaaattaacaGGAGGAAAGATAAAAGACACTTGATTTTGCAATAATGGTAAGGGGCAACAGAAGTTACATGGAAACTATAGGATATTTTTTCAGCATCGATGATCTCCTTCCACTTCCTACCAATGCTCATCTGCAGCATAAAACCAACCAGTCATATATCATTGCAAAACCATGGAGCATCAAGTGTAGCAACATGCCAGAAAACAAAAGTTAAGAGTGAAGATTGTTGATATCCAGACAGGTTACATGGTCAAAAGCAGGAAATATACGCAGTCAGACAACAATAAACAAAAAAGGGAACCTAGTGGAGAAATGTAATCGAATTTAAATTGAAACCTTGTGTATTGCAATACTGTAAGATGAACATGTCTAATATAAGCTTTTAGTATAATCTGGAACAGTGCTTACAGAATGAAATACAAAAACTTATGTCAAACTCCAAGCTGCATGTTCAGAGGGGAAAAGATACATTTTCCAGCATCTTTTTTTTTGGAATACAATGGGTGATGCGGGCACAATGAAGGAGGTGTTGCATAGTTGGGCCTTCAGGAGGAGGAACAGAAGATTGAGGGCATGTGATGTCGCCCCATCAGCCATTATGTGGGTTATATGGAAAGAAAGGAACATGAGAGCATTTGAAGGGGTTGATAATGATTTAGTAAAATTGCAAAACAATCTCTTGTCTAGTTTCTTTTTGATGTACCCATGAGGTACCTATGTGTATTTCTTTCATGGAGAACCGTATTCTGTTGTAGGTTCTCCACTTTTTGGTATAGGCTTGTATACGGGGTCTCCCCATCActaataaaattatttactttatcaAGAAAACTGAACAAATGCCAGAGAAAAGCTATACCATTACAATAAATAAAAACGTCATAGCTGCCAATTATGGTTAGAGAATAAGTGAAAGGAAATATCAAGGATTCCCtgccaagaaaaataataatttcagcCACTGATTAGCTAGGGTATGTGATGGTTTTAATtgatatttaaattatatattgaATAACAGATCTAGTGCTCCATCCATGGGTCACAATGGGGAAGGGCATTCTTTTCTTGTTCTCAAAATTCGGTGCTCAAATAAAGCTGCTCTCCTTTTTCAGCGTTTACAAAAAAATTGGAGATGGGACAGATCATCATTAAGAAAAAGATAATATTCTGGTATAtcctttttttaataatatttcatATCAGATTTAGGATATAGGGGAAAAAATAACACAGTTTTTAGTTCAGAATTTCAGATACTATTTGACACCACGAGAATTCCAAACTAACCTGAGCTGCTTCATTGGAGGCAGTCCTAGTCCACAAGGAAAGTTTATCCTGACTCCGACGAACACTGGCAACCACTCCACATATCTCTTCTGATTCATCAAATTGCTCACCCACCAATGCCATCAGCTGCCCAAAAGAAATCCATCCAGCAAACAATATGTGAGCATCTTTAGCAAGAAATTAATCAACATAATGCTTTCATGACATCCTGCCTACTGAACAGAAACCAACAGAAGCAAAGGGAAGACTTTATTACAGTTTCAAGCCACATAGTCTCAAGATTAGCCTTTCTGCTGCTCGTAACAGTCCACTTGCCACCACTAGCACACTCAGGATCTTCCCATTTGGGCTCAATCCCAGCTTTGAACAAATGAAAGTCCGCATTAGCAGTCAACTTGCTGGGCTTGAATATCTGATCATATAAACTGAAAAGAGAAAGATCTAACACTTCAATTGACATTTAAAAGCAGCTTCTATCCAACTATTATACtttacaacaacaaacccagtataatcccacatagtggAACTATTACACTTTCTAAACAGTAATATCTCATTAATGAATTAAAATAAAGCCACACAACATCCAAACTATGGATAAATTGCAGCAGTAAATTCATTACATAATTATATTAGTGGAGGTTGAAGAAAACACTAAATTGATATCTAAAAAGTTAGTTTTATAGAGAACATATCACAAGCTTTGGATTGTTAAATAATTCAAATTCTTGGTTTTTTTTAAATGATGCGGTATCCAGCTTCCGCCGGGTACCTGCAAATGGGAACTAGTATTCTTTTCACTGCCGCTGTAATTTGAACCCGAGACCTCAAGGTTCTTCTCCCACTTCATTCACCACTAGCTACACCCATTGGTTGCAGTTAGATTCTTGAAAATTGCAAAAGATGCATAGAACAATATTCTTAAAGAAACTTTTCCATAATAATACTCAATAATTAGTGTAATGGTGAAAAATTCCTGAAGTCCCAAAACAGAGAGTCATATAAGCAGGAAGTAGAAAGTATAATTTTCAATATGTTTTCCAGCACAAAGAAGGTCCAAGATATATGTTCTCTTTTTGTGAAGGTAACATATTCATATACTCTTACATCAACATAGAACCTTGCAGCATGAAAGCATCTTAACTAATTAAGAATGGAAGATTGTGCTTTTTGTCCCTTAAACATTGACATATTCTAGTTATAGTCCTTGTGCTATCTGCTTATGCATACTTAACCTTGAATTAATTAAAATGTGCACTTTTGATCCTTCTATTTGTGAATCTACACAACTTTAATGAATTGTTAACTTTCAATATCATTTAAGTACCCCTATGTTATGTTAAATTTGTACTAGCACTTCTTATTTTAGGGTAATATAGTTCTAAAACTAATCTAAATGTAACATATTTCCTATGTAAAGGGACCAAAAACACACATTTTAATGAATTCAAGGTTAAATAGGCTTACTTGAATGCTACAAGGAACAAAATCCGAATTTATCAATAACTGATGATCAAAAGTGCTATTATCCCAATTAATAAAACAATTGACAAAATTTCATTAAAGATCTAAATTAGGGCAAATAAATATAACCAGAAGAATCTAGAAGTGATCTCgtgttttgtattttttgtatACCTCCAGAATTCCTCAACAGTTTCGAAAGTATAGGCTTTTCGAAGAGCACTTGCCCAAACAGCGCCTTGCTTCGGCTTATCGAACCAGAATGTCCATCTCCTCTCTAGCTTATGCGGCTGCTTCTCCACCGTATCCGGCGCCGGCAGAACCTCCGTCGCCTCTATCGGTGCTTCAGTGGCCATTGATTTTTGCCTCAAAAAATCCTCTCCCTTTTGTGTCGATTGAGGCGTAATGGAATTGTTGGGAAGAAAATCAGGTTATGGAGCTGGAATTTTATTTATACTGGCCCAGTTGATTGCTATTATTGGGCCTCATCTTGCAATGTTCAGGTCCATATATGATGACAGACTGGGCCGGTAATCCTACCTCGGGTATTTGTTGTAAGGTATTTTTTCATACCTATAATTCAATTTATTTACCAAAGTTCTCTAAAGTATCAAAATTTACACGCTATAAtgtattttctttattatttatatacaatCTATTATTAGCACTTTAAATCAGGAGATTTAGTtatacattttttctttttctctgctCTCCTCTCTCCATCTTCTATTGTGTCCATCCTTCTTTTGCTTTCAtctatcctttttcttcttctaccatcatctctcatctcctctctCCTTCACCTTCTAACGAAATAGCTTAGTTTTCTCCATATCCATAGCAGCAATAGCGAGACAGAGGTAATTGAGAGTATTGAAATTGGCAATGATCTTCGTAAACAGCAAATTTGATAACAACTTGCTAATTTTATATAAATTTGGTATAATTGAATTTTTGGTTAAAAAACATGTCTAATCtacatctatatctatctatgtatactatattaaaagcacaaacaCCCTTAGCAAAATATCGGTCaccttttttatccttttaaaatatagttcacactagacaaaaaagtcatttaattattttcctaaaattgAGTTgcttaaaatcaactaaaattatggctattaaatctttccttatttggacaATGTAGgaactcctaatatttagaaacttaaaagtattgagtaaaattataattataaaaatactttccTTAGCAATAGTTTTGCGAAGTAAACTATGTTAAAAGTTGAACTTTTAAGTTAATTATTTGAAACACATAATATTAACCATGTTAGAAGTTATATTAGGTAAGAAACTCTTTGCATTATACGAGACTTCTTAGATCAACTAATATTGTTATTTGTGATCTTTTATACGtgagtattttctttatgaagAATTAACACAAATAGCCGCACACTTAATCTCTTCAATTAAAAATAGCCCgcatatgtataatatatatataattcatatataataatatgtgtataactatatataataaatgtataatttatgtattagctagaaaaagtaaataatgaatttgggtggctatttgtgtaacaatacctttttttattattataaagccaaataatattttaatcattAGTTAGATAAGTTTAAAGTTCTCTCAACTATTttattgaaatattttattaGATGTATCTAATATCAAATTAATTGGTATAATATTGGTtcataattaataattttaagCTTCTATTTTTCTAGGAGTTGTAGGACCAACCttcactttcaaatttctaaaagACCAAAATTATCGATttctttatatttattatttgacAAATCTTTGAATATTTGCAATAAAAGTATGTCACACAAAATAATTTAACTAAATatagtttttcaaaaaaaaaaaaacaagttcaAACAAAATGCGGTAGTTTTGAATTCAGAATTAGATTACTTAAACAACAATAATTTTTATaagatatttcaaataatatgatgTTCTTGTTGAAACTAAAAGGGAAGCATGATTACTTGTGAAGTTGAGCAGATAAAATTATAGAAGTGAAACTTAGTTTAAGTTGAATATAAGGAATGATGATTGAGGACTTCTATAAGGCAGAGTTTCATAATTTATTGAGTTACCTATATAGGATCAGTGGTCATCAATGTCAGAAGCTTAAATAATCTTTTTATGAGTCAATCATGGTTTTTAATCTAatacttatttatgaaaaaactTATAAAATTTATTCATCGAGATAGGGTACACGCGCGACGTGCGCACTTTAGATTTAGGAGTCTCTTCTacctataaaataataataattttacagATTTATTGTCGTGTCTTTGCAGTAATACTATGCAAGTTCTAAGTCTTCTCTATTCATGGTGTCTTGATCTAGCTATATCTATATTAGACCAGGTCTCGCATTATATCCTACTACTTATAAAACTTAAGtgtgtatttatttttaataattgtaTTGATATCAACATCATATATAGAGTTATTGCTCATGAGGATTATTATAGTTTTAGAAATTTCAAGACATGTCGTACATgtgcatttaaataattgaaggaattaaaattTAAAGTCCACGCAAATttcttatttctccaaattggtGGATTTTTTCATCAAAATAACTGCAAAGACGAAAGAAGGaagaaacaaaaattacaaagagaaaaaaggaaagaaaagtctAATTAAAAAGGGGGAGTTTCATAACGATATCAACCATTGCAAATTTACTTTCAAAGTAGAAACTAATCATGGAAGCATGGGAGAAATAAACATTTTAATATGGGAGAAATAAGTAACAAGTAGAAAGTTAAGgcatagaaaataatttaaagcatgtaacagttaagacatggaataaaataattaatgaaatgcgGGAAAGCATGGTAAAAGGTATTTTGAcagcgtatatacactcgtcacctcgcatatacgtcgctacacatgtaattcacatagcacatagctcaagggttTCTAATTCCATTAAATCAAGGTtaaacccaacacttacctcgctccgcaagcaaatcaaagctcagtcggggcctttcctctaaaatccgcttccaaaccaatcgaatctaaccaaaatcgactcaataacatcaaataatgttaTGGAAATCAATTAAATTACAACACCAACAACCCAGtagaatcccacaagtggggtcttgggagggtagtgtgtacgcagaccttacccatacCTATGAAGGTGGAGAGGTTGTTCTAAAAGACCCTCAACTGAAGAACATTAAAAAATGGAGCAATAGAGAAAcaatagtgtaacgacccgaccagtcgttttgagtattataaccccggttccccatttactactcaatttatgctttacagttgttatgtgatttGATGGggaaattggttcgggtccggtgaggttttgaaatgaattggaacacttagttccaagggtTAAAGTTTAAGTCGAAATAgtcgaccggatgttgacttatgtgtaaatgtcccccggaatagagttttaatgattccaatagctccgtatggtgattttggacttaggagcatgtctgaaaaattatttggaagtccgtagttaaattaggcttgaattggctaaaatGGAAATgcaagtttggaagtttgaccggggagttaattttttgatatcggggtcagaatccagttctgaaaattttaataggtccattatgtcatttatgacttgtgtgcaaaatttgaggtcaatcggatttgatttgttaggtttcggcattgaatgtagaagttaaaattttatagttttattaagcttgaattggggtatgattcgtggttttagcgttgtttgatgtgatttgagatttcgaccaagttcgtatgatattttaagacttgttggtatgattgaatggggtcccgaggggctcgggtgtgttttggatcattagttgagaaactagttatgttaaggatttggagtttgaccatggtcaatatcgggtcaagatgacatctttttggtgttttgagtgcgcgagaaggttcgtagcatgttttatgattgaaacacatatatgatttgtgtccgggaggttccgaatgagttttgggtgctaaaacgaaaATTCTTTCGTTGCTGATTTTCTAGTGTAAAATAATTACGGAAATGTCATTTTTTATCCCTTAAATTTCTAGACTTCATTTAaatcttcaaaacatcatatctctctcattttaaggccaaattgggtgattcaaaagcctaacttgactaaactttcacaagaaatccattggagaCATCAAAATAGAGTTTCAGGATTGTTTGGTACATGAAATGAGACAGAACAACTGGGCAAAAAATATCtaatatcgagggtttgttcattttccatttttgacgaattgaagctcgggaagaggcgatttttgagagatttttaaggaaaataactggataagtgttcttaactcaatattggtcaaattacccgaatccatagttatttttaacatttaattgatgaattaagttggaaaatttagaaaatcctcttggtttaatttgaggatttgagggtcgagttgatgtcggaatttagtaaatttggtatggttggactcgtagttgaatggacgtttatattttataatttttgtcgggtttcgagacgtgggccccatgggcgatttttTAGTGTACTTTCAGATTTTatgggaaaattagtattttgatatggaattaattcatataatttgtgttgactgattcgaattaattgtgactagattcgagtcgttcggaagttgatacgcgcagaatagaatttctggagtattgtttagcttgctcgacattggattcgacttattcgaggtaagtaacatctctaatcttggagctaagggtatgaaccctgattatacgtgttatgtgaattgtttggaggtgacgcacatgctaggtgataggcgtgtgggcgtgcaccgtaaaaATTGAGACTCGGTTGATTCCGTAGAGCTttatagtcaattaacttgtatttcTCCCTGTAattttatgtgttagagaaactgagctgtgactcatgttagaaatcatgcttaggcaaatgttggtattattgggactcACTGATATTATTTATGCTgtcgaattatttgtttaaattataacttcatacttagtcatattcattcatttcatatcatctctcagtctttgttgctatttattgattcacatatcatcatttttgggctgatttttatgacattatgagtccgagagactggagagattgatgactgagtgaggccgagggcctgatggtgaggatatttatgggatcgggctgcgcgccgcaacatatttttattgattgattgtgacgacccgaccggtcattttgagagttatagccctgatcccctgtCTACTATTTCCCCATGTCTTTTTATGCTTATGTGTCTTGCCGGGAGGTGTTGGTCgtggtttcggagtattttgggacacttaatccctaaacggaagcttaagccttaggatttggaccgtagtcagaactgtgtgaagacgactccggaatggagtttcgtcagttctgttagctccgttaggtgattttggacgtaggggcatgtccggattgtgttttggaggtatatAGCTCATtcaggcttgaaatgacgaaagtcgaagttttggagattatgaccggtagtggaatttttgatatcagggtctgattccaatttcgaaagttggagtaggtccgtaaggttgattataacttgtgtgcaatatttggggtcaatcggacatggtttgatagctttcggcatcggttgtcgaatttagaagtttcaggttctttaagtttgaatcggaggatgattcgtgattttagcgttgtttgatatggtttgagcactcgactaagttcgtatagtattttaggacttgttggtatgtttggttgaggtcccgggggcctcaggttgatttcggatgattaacggaccttttgaacttaagaaaagatagcagatttctggtgtttttgttgctaacatttcttcatcgcattcgcgagagaggtctcgtAATCGCGTAGGGCATCTGGGAGGCCAACTCaagtttgttcttcgtgttcgcgcaAAGgagcccgcgttcgcg comes from the Nicotiana tabacum cultivar K326 chromosome 14, ASM71507v2, whole genome shotgun sequence genome and includes:
- the LOC107770125 gene encoding eukaryotic translation initiation factor-like, with amino-acid sequence MATEAPIEATEVLPAPDTVEKQPHKLERRWTFWFDKPKQGAVWASALRKAYTFETVEEFWSLYDQIFKPSKLTANADFHLFKAGIEPKWEDPECASGGKWTVTSSRKANLETMWLETLMALVGEQFDESEEICGVVASVRRSQDKLSLWTRTASNEAAQMSIGRKWKEIIDAEKISYSFHDDSKKERSVKSRYTV